In Brevibacillus brevis, a genomic segment contains:
- the rpoB gene encoding DNA-directed RNA polymerase subunit beta, with the protein MAGKVIQSGRHRQRRTYSRINEVLGLPNLIEIQQKSYQWFLDEGLREMFQDISPIQDFTGNLVLEFIDYSLGEPKYDVDESKERDVTYAAPLRVKVRLLNKETGEVKEQEVFMGDFPLMTETGTFIINGAERVIVSQLVRSPSVYYNTKVDKNGKQTFTATVIPNRGAWLELETDAKDVIYVRIDRTRKIPVTVLLRALGFGSDIEILNLLGEDEYIKNTLEKDNTDSTEKALIEIYERLRPGEPPTVENAKSLLISRFFDPKRYDLASVGRYKMNKKLHLKNRLYNQRLAETLVDTSTGEIIAEAGQMIDRRLLDRILPALEENVNFIDVRTHGGVLEDESIHLQSINIFSPIEDGKIIKVIGNGNVDKSFKHITPADIVAAINYFMNLLHGVGSTDDIDHLGNRRLRSVGELLQNQFRIGLSRMERVVRERMSIQDQNQITPQALINIRPVIASLKEFFGSSQLSQFMDQTNPLAELTHKRRLSALGPGGLTRERAGFEVRDVHHSHYGRMCPIETPEGPNIGLINSLSSFARINDYGFIETPRRKVDPETGFVLSEIVYLTADEEDVYNVAQANQPLDEEGRFVNDMVICRRKGEILSVPRDKVDFMDVSPKQVVSVATALIPFLENDDANRALMGSNMQRQAVPLLIPQAPFVGTGMEHKAAQDSGVAIVAKHPGQVERVTAREIWVRRYKEIDGKKVAGDLDKYKLHKFIRSNQGTCINQRPIVSRGDWIEKGDIIGDGPSTEKGELALGRNVIVAFMTWEGYNYEDAILLSEKLVKDDVYTSIHIEEYESEARDTKLGPEEITRDIPNVGEDALKNLDERGIIRVGAEIQDGDILVGKVTPKGVTELTAEERLLHAIFGEKAREVRDTSLRVPHGGSGIIVDVKVFTRENGDELPPGVNQLVRVYIAQKRKISVGDKMAGRHGNKGVIARIMPEEDMPFLPDGSPVEIVLNPLGVPSRMNIGQVLETHLGMAAKLLGIHVATPVFDGARQAEVFETLEEAGLDRDGKTILYDGRTGEPFDRRVTVGCVYMLKLAHLVDDKIHARSTGPYSLVTQQPLGGKAQFGGQRFGEMEVWALEAYGAAYTLQEILTVKSDDVVGRVKTYEAIVKGENVPEPGVPESFKVLIKELQSLGMDVKILSGDEQEIEMREMEDEDEGSGEKLNLVLEGGSLNDE; encoded by the coding sequence TTGGCAGGTAAAGTGATTCAAAGTGGCCGACACCGCCAGCGTCGTACGTATTCACGTATTAACGAAGTGCTGGGCCTTCCAAATCTCATCGAGATTCAGCAGAAGTCCTACCAATGGTTCCTGGATGAAGGTCTGCGTGAAATGTTCCAAGACATTTCGCCGATCCAGGACTTTACGGGCAATCTCGTGCTGGAATTTATCGATTACAGCTTGGGAGAGCCGAAGTACGATGTTGACGAGTCGAAAGAACGTGACGTCACCTATGCGGCGCCTCTGCGTGTGAAGGTACGTTTGTTGAACAAAGAGACGGGAGAAGTGAAGGAACAAGAAGTCTTCATGGGGGATTTCCCGCTCATGACCGAAACGGGAACCTTCATTATTAACGGGGCTGAGCGTGTCATTGTCAGCCAGCTTGTTCGTTCCCCCAGTGTATATTACAACACCAAAGTGGACAAAAACGGCAAGCAGACGTTTACGGCTACCGTGATCCCGAACCGCGGGGCATGGCTGGAGCTTGAGACCGATGCGAAAGACGTAATCTATGTCCGCATCGACCGTACGCGAAAAATCCCGGTAACGGTCCTTTTGCGTGCGCTGGGCTTTGGTTCCGACATCGAGATCCTCAACTTGCTGGGTGAAGACGAGTACATCAAGAACACGCTGGAAAAAGACAATACCGACTCTACGGAAAAAGCGCTGATTGAAATCTATGAGCGCCTTCGTCCGGGCGAGCCGCCGACAGTCGAAAACGCGAAGAGCCTGTTGATCTCTCGCTTCTTCGACCCGAAGCGCTACGACCTCGCTTCCGTAGGACGTTACAAGATGAACAAGAAGCTTCATCTGAAAAACCGCCTGTACAACCAGCGCTTGGCAGAGACATTGGTAGATACCAGCACCGGAGAGATCATCGCCGAAGCCGGCCAAATGATCGACCGCAGACTGCTGGACCGCATCCTGCCAGCTTTGGAAGAGAACGTGAACTTCATCGACGTTCGCACGCATGGCGGCGTTTTGGAAGATGAGTCCATTCATCTGCAATCCATCAACATTTTCTCTCCGATCGAGGATGGCAAGATCATCAAAGTCATCGGAAACGGAAATGTGGATAAATCGTTTAAACACATCACGCCTGCTGATATCGTAGCGGCGATCAACTATTTCATGAACCTCCTGCACGGAGTAGGTTCGACAGATGACATCGACCACTTGGGCAACCGTCGTCTGCGTTCTGTGGGCGAGCTCTTGCAGAACCAGTTCCGCATCGGTCTGTCCCGCATGGAACGCGTCGTTCGCGAGCGCATGTCCATCCAGGATCAGAACCAAATCACGCCGCAAGCGCTGATCAACATCCGTCCGGTGATTGCATCCCTGAAGGAGTTCTTCGGCAGCTCGCAGCTGTCCCAGTTCATGGATCAGACCAACCCGCTGGCAGAGCTGACGCACAAACGCCGTCTCTCCGCACTCGGACCTGGCGGTTTGACTCGTGAGCGCGCGGGCTTTGAAGTGCGTGACGTTCACCACTCTCACTACGGTCGCATGTGTCCGATTGAGACGCCGGAGGGTCCAAACATCGGTTTGATCAACTCCCTGTCGTCCTTCGCTCGCATCAACGACTACGGCTTCATCGAGACGCCTCGCCGCAAGGTAGATCCGGAAACCGGCTTCGTTCTTTCCGAGATCGTGTACCTGACTGCGGATGAAGAGGACGTGTACAACGTGGCGCAGGCGAACCAGCCGCTCGACGAAGAAGGACGCTTCGTCAACGACATGGTTATTTGCCGACGCAAAGGCGAGATCCTGAGCGTGCCGCGCGACAAGGTCGACTTCATGGACGTATCGCCGAAGCAGGTCGTGTCCGTAGCGACCGCCCTGATTCCGTTCCTGGAAAACGACGATGCCAACCGCGCCTTGATGGGTTCCAACATGCAGCGGCAGGCCGTTCCGCTTTTGATTCCGCAGGCTCCGTTCGTCGGTACCGGCATGGAGCACAAAGCGGCGCAAGACTCCGGGGTCGCGATCGTAGCCAAGCATCCTGGTCAAGTAGAGCGCGTTACCGCTCGCGAGATCTGGGTACGCCGCTACAAGGAAATCGACGGCAAGAAGGTGGCCGGCGACCTTGACAAGTACAAACTGCACAAGTTTATCCGTTCCAACCAGGGTACGTGCATCAACCAGCGCCCGATCGTAAGCCGCGGCGACTGGATTGAAAAAGGCGATATCATCGGGGACGGTCCATCCACCGAAAAAGGCGAATTGGCTCTCGGCCGCAACGTCATCGTCGCGTTTATGACGTGGGAAGGGTACAACTACGAAGACGCGATCTTGCTGAGTGAAAAGCTTGTCAAAGACGACGTTTATACGTCTATTCATATCGAAGAATACGAATCCGAAGCGCGCGACACCAAGCTCGGTCCGGAAGAAATCACCCGCGACATCCCGAACGTAGGGGAAGACGCGCTGAAAAATCTGGACGAACGCGGAATCATCCGCGTGGGTGCGGAAATTCAGGACGGCGACATTCTGGTAGGTAAGGTTACACCTAAAGGGGTTACCGAGCTGACTGCAGAAGAGCGACTCCTGCACGCGATTTTCGGCGAGAAAGCGCGTGAAGTTCGCGATACCTCCCTGCGCGTGCCGCACGGCGGATCCGGTATTATCGTAGACGTGAAAGTGTTTACCCGCGAGAACGGCGATGAGCTGCCTCCTGGCGTAAACCAACTGGTTCGTGTCTACATCGCCCAAAAACGGAAAATCTCCGTGGGTGACAAGATGGCCGGACGCCACGGTAACAAAGGGGTTATTGCCCGGATCATGCCAGAGGAAGACATGCCGTTCCTGCCAGACGGTTCTCCGGTTGAGATCGTACTCAACCCGCTCGGGGTACCTTCGCGGATGAACATCGGTCAGGTACTGGAGACTCACCTTGGTATGGCTGCCAAGCTCTTGGGCATCCACGTGGCGACGCCGGTATTCGACGGTGCCCGTCAGGCGGAAGTATTCGAGACGTTGGAAGAGGCTGGCCTCGACCGCGACGGTAAGACCATTTTGTACGATGGTCGTACGGGTGAACCATTTGACCGCCGCGTAACGGTCGGCTGCGTATACATGCTGAAACTGGCCCACTTGGTGGATGACAAAATCCACGCCCGTTCTACGGGACCATACTCTCTCGTTACCCAGCAGCCGTTGGGTGGTAAAGCCCAGTTCGGCGGACAGCGTTTCGGGGAGATGGAGGTTTGGGCACTGGAAGCGTACGGTGCTGCTTACACCTTGCAGGAAATCCTTACCGTCAAGTCCGACGACGTCGTGGGCCGCGTGAAAACGTACGAAGCGATCGTCAAAGGGGAGAACGTGCCGGAGCCAGGCGTTCCTGAGTCGTTCAAAGTATTGATCAAGGAACTGCAAAGCTTGGGTATGGACGTGAAGATCCTGTCCGGAGACGAACAAGAGATTGAAATGCGTGAAATGGAAGATGAGGATGAGGGCAGCGGCGAAAAACTGAATCTCGTTCTCGAAGGCGGAAGCTTGAACGACGAGTAA
- the rplL gene encoding 50S ribosomal protein L7/L12, whose product MSKEQILEAIKGMSVLELNDLVKAIEEEFGVTAAAPVAVVAGGAAEAAAEQTEFTVNLVSGGASKINVIKVVRELTGLGLKEAKDLVDNAPKTLKEGVSKEEAEALKAKLEEAGAQVEVK is encoded by the coding sequence ATGTCTAAAGAGCAAATCTTGGAAGCCATTAAAGGCATGTCCGTTCTCGAACTGAACGACCTGGTAAAAGCAATCGAAGAAGAATTCGGCGTAACTGCTGCTGCTCCAGTAGCTGTTGTTGCTGGTGGCGCTGCTGAAGCTGCTGCTGAGCAAACTGAATTCACTGTAAACCTGGTAAGCGGCGGCGCTTCCAAAATCAACGTTATCAAAGTTGTTCGCGAGCTGACTGGCTTGGGTCTGAAAGAAGCAAAAGACCTGGTAGACAACGCTCCAAAAACACTCAAAGAGGGCGTTTCCAAAGAAGAAGCAGAAGCTCTCAAAGCGAAACTCGAAGAAGCTGGCGCACAAGTAGAAGTAAAGTAA
- a CDS encoding class I SAM-dependent methyltransferase — protein sequence MSDHYYTNRPGAAHDEQQFSFVLRGFELLFYTDAGVFSRDRIDFGSVLLIENMQIAPHARVLDVGCGYGPIGLTAAKLAAQGRVTMIDVNERAVDLARRNAEQNGVQNVDIRVSDVYSAVKGETFDVILTNPPIRAGKEIVHRIFTEGYELLADGGEMWVVIQKKQGAPSAMKKLQETYREVEEVDRSKGYFIFRAVK from the coding sequence GTGTCAGATCACTACTACACCAATCGACCAGGCGCTGCGCATGACGAACAACAGTTTTCCTTTGTGCTCCGTGGATTCGAGCTGCTGTTTTATACGGATGCAGGGGTATTTTCACGAGACCGAATCGACTTCGGGAGTGTGCTGCTGATTGAAAACATGCAGATTGCTCCTCATGCGCGAGTGCTCGATGTGGGTTGTGGCTACGGTCCCATCGGCCTTACAGCCGCCAAGCTCGCTGCCCAGGGTCGGGTGACGATGATTGACGTGAATGAACGCGCGGTCGATCTGGCTCGCCGCAACGCGGAGCAAAACGGCGTGCAAAACGTCGACATTCGGGTCAGCGATGTTTACAGCGCAGTGAAGGGCGAGACGTTTGACGTCATCTTGACCAATCCGCCGATCCGGGCGGGCAAAGAAATCGTCCACCGCATTTTTACGGAAGGGTACGAGCTGCTCGCGGATGGCGGAGAGATGTGGGTGGTCATCCAAAAGAAGCAGGGTGCTCCGTCTGCGATGAAGAAGCTGCAGGAAACGTACCGGGAAGTCGAGGAAGTGGATCGATCAAAAGGGTACTTCATTTTCCGGGCGGTGAAGTAG
- the rplJ gene encoding 50S ribosomal protein L10, with amino-acid sequence MAEIRPTVIREEKVQAINEIAGKLRESQTTVVADYRGLTVAQVTELRRQLREAGVEFQVLKNSLTRLATAKESLTELDQYLTGPNALAFSKEDVIAPAKIIAEFAKKNDKLEIKGGVIEGKVVSAEDIKALASLPSREGLLSMLLSVLQAPMRNVALAVKAVAEQKEGQGA; translated from the coding sequence ATGGCAGAAATTCGTCCAACCGTTATTCGTGAAGAAAAGGTACAAGCGATCAACGAAATCGCTGGCAAACTGCGTGAAAGCCAAACCACAGTGGTGGCTGACTACCGCGGTCTGACTGTAGCCCAAGTAACCGAACTGCGCAGACAATTGCGTGAAGCTGGTGTTGAGTTCCAGGTGTTGAAAAACTCCCTGACTCGTCTGGCTACCGCGAAAGAAAGCCTGACTGAACTGGATCAATATCTGACTGGCCCGAACGCTCTGGCGTTCTCCAAAGAAGATGTAATTGCTCCAGCGAAAATCATCGCTGAATTCGCGAAGAAAAACGATAAGCTGGAAATCAAAGGTGGCGTTATCGAAGGGAAAGTAGTTAGCGCTGAAGACATCAAAGCGCTGGCATCTCTTCCATCCCGCGAAGGTCTCCTTTCCATGCTTCTCTCCGTGCTGCAAGCTCCAATGCGCAACGTTGCACTGGCAGTCAAAGCAGTGGCAGAACAAAAAGAAGGTCAAGGCGCGTAA